One segment of Gordonia terrae DNA contains the following:
- a CDS encoding zinc-binding dehydrogenase, producing the protein MCPKATGTGILYAQVSLPLKGTTTMKAHQFESAASGLRLLDLPDPTAGEGQVLIRVEAAGMCQSDVHIINGHGDAWLRQRPIVLGHEVAGTVMQLGPGVSEVAVGDRVAVALISHPASEADFADGIGLGFDGGYAEFAAVPVRNLVPVPDGVPFTHAAVATDSIATAYHAVATEAAISEGSVVAVIGLGGLGLNAVRIASLLGATVHGIDIDPGTFAAAAEQGAYRCHAGIDDIEGEIDIVLDFAGVGTSTADAISAVRQGGRIVLVGLGVQEATLPTGLLITKNIQLRGSLGASVEELQAVLGLLADGTLEPVVEEVDFRDLESALRRLERGDVRGRLVTRPNAYR; encoded by the coding sequence TTGTGCCCGAAGGCAACGGGTACGGGGATCTTGTACGCGCAGGTAAGCCTGCCACTGAAAGGAACCACGACAATGAAGGCTCATCAGTTCGAGTCTGCAGCTTCTGGCTTGCGGCTGCTGGACCTGCCCGACCCCACTGCGGGGGAGGGGCAGGTGCTGATCCGGGTGGAAGCAGCCGGGATGTGTCAGTCCGACGTCCACATCATCAACGGACACGGCGACGCCTGGCTCCGCCAACGCCCCATCGTCCTGGGCCACGAGGTCGCCGGAACAGTGATGCAACTGGGGCCTGGGGTCAGCGAAGTCGCAGTCGGAGACCGCGTCGCTGTCGCCCTCATATCCCACCCGGCATCCGAAGCCGATTTCGCCGACGGGATCGGGTTGGGCTTCGACGGCGGTTACGCCGAGTTCGCGGCGGTGCCGGTGCGTAACCTCGTCCCTGTTCCTGACGGCGTTCCCTTCACCCACGCCGCGGTGGCCACCGATTCGATTGCCACGGCGTACCACGCTGTCGCGACCGAAGCGGCCATCTCGGAAGGCTCGGTGGTCGCGGTGATCGGGCTCGGCGGGCTGGGACTCAATGCAGTTCGCATCGCGAGTCTGCTCGGGGCCACGGTCCACGGCATCGACATCGACCCCGGAACTTTCGCAGCCGCCGCCGAGCAGGGAGCATACCGATGCCACGCCGGCATCGACGACATCGAGGGCGAGATCGACATCGTGCTCGACTTTGCCGGTGTCGGAACCTCCACAGCTGACGCAATAAGCGCTGTGAGGCAGGGTGGAAGAATCGTCCTCGTGGGGCTCGGCGTGCAGGAGGCGACCTTGCCGACGGGGTTGCTCATCACCAAGAACATCCAACTTCGGGGTTCGTTGGGCGCCAGCGTCGAGGAGTTGCAGGCCGTGTTGGGACTATTGGCCGACGGGACTTTGGAACCCGTTGTCGAGGAGGTCGACTTCAGAGATCTGGAGTCGGCGCTGCGTCGGCTAGAGCGAGGCGACGTTCGTGGTCGCCTCGTGACGCGCCCCAACGCGTACCGGTAG
- a CDS encoding TetR/AcrR family transcriptional regulator, producing MSTTPSTQKEAGLLGDRRSMSKGERQRRAILESIQALLATRPIGELTVGEITAQARVGRSNFYFYFESKYTALTVLVSDVWAELMVRAESFVRFANEAPNEFLDRTAGTAVEIWRTHEAVLVASVQAIPLDAQLAEMWRDWSERLANVLTEQVLRDQQDGLARPASDDVSALVATLLEMTLHVFYRDRIDGNTSEQTERMLRQVRSIWLAAAWGQARNVY from the coding sequence ATGTCGACTACGCCGTCAACGCAGAAAGAGGCCGGACTGCTGGGCGACCGTCGGTCGATGAGCAAGGGCGAGCGTCAGCGACGAGCCATCCTCGAGAGCATCCAAGCTCTGCTGGCGACTCGGCCGATCGGTGAGCTGACCGTCGGTGAGATCACCGCACAGGCCAGGGTCGGACGCTCTAATTTCTATTTCTACTTCGAATCGAAGTACACCGCACTGACCGTTCTGGTGTCTGATGTCTGGGCAGAACTGATGGTCCGTGCCGAGTCGTTTGTGCGATTCGCCAACGAGGCTCCGAACGAATTCCTCGATCGGACCGCCGGCACCGCCGTCGAGATCTGGCGAACGCACGAGGCTGTTCTCGTCGCCTCGGTCCAAGCGATTCCACTCGACGCCCAGCTGGCCGAGATGTGGCGCGATTGGAGTGAGCGGCTCGCGAACGTTCTCACCGAGCAAGTCCTTAGAGACCAACAAGACGGACTCGCCCGGCCGGCTTCCGATGACGTCTCGGCGCTGGTCGCCACTCTGCTGGAGATGACATTGCATGTCTTCTACAGAGACCGCATAGACGGCAACACCTCAGAACAGACCGAGCGGATGCTGCGCCAAGTCCGCTCGATCTGGCTGGCCGCGGCGTGGGGACAGGCCCGGAACGTTTACTGA
- a CDS encoding helix-turn-helix transcriptional regulator: MDFDTTLCEVSRVAAESVPGRAEDDLRQILEMLVEWFPFVGCSVASYDSVERRHSTVVSSGYPPNVLEHLDGWFVMHDEAFSFMATVDPTPRRWRDFPFDYRGSYSIQEVFGPTGYKDGTTMRLHTRDGRYTGCVHVNTDSSTAFTAVDVARLHRFQGVLGAVVDRQRTINALAASMTPVHGGTALVRPDGSVTELPGAVPGDALSRNPGLAAAILRSDLSQLDHGHGRWRDESGQWHTVVVRKVREGLLVREWVEPLPHALTSAELYVLDGLTRGLSNSEIARSIGCSNRTIAKHLEHIFPKIGCRSRTHAAVLAVSEGMRIVR; encoded by the coding sequence ATGGATTTCGACACCACATTGTGCGAGGTGTCCAGGGTCGCTGCGGAAAGCGTTCCCGGGCGCGCCGAGGACGACCTCCGTCAGATCCTCGAGATGCTCGTCGAGTGGTTCCCCTTCGTCGGGTGCAGCGTCGCTTCCTATGACTCGGTCGAACGCCGACATTCCACGGTGGTCAGTTCTGGCTACCCGCCGAACGTTCTCGAGCACCTCGACGGATGGTTCGTCATGCACGACGAGGCGTTCTCCTTCATGGCCACGGTCGATCCGACGCCGCGCCGTTGGCGCGACTTTCCGTTCGACTATCGCGGGTCATATTCAATCCAGGAAGTGTTCGGACCGACGGGTTACAAAGACGGAACGACGATGCGCCTGCATACTCGCGACGGGCGGTACACAGGATGCGTCCACGTCAACACCGACAGCTCGACCGCCTTCACCGCGGTCGACGTAGCACGCCTCCACCGGTTCCAGGGCGTTCTCGGCGCCGTGGTGGATCGCCAGCGCACCATCAACGCATTGGCGGCGTCGATGACACCTGTCCACGGCGGTACAGCGCTCGTGCGACCCGACGGATCGGTTACCGAACTGCCCGGAGCTGTCCCCGGCGACGCGCTGTCGCGGAACCCCGGTCTTGCCGCTGCGATACTCCGGAGTGACCTCAGCCAACTGGACCACGGACATGGCAGATGGCGTGACGAGAGCGGTCAGTGGCACACAGTGGTCGTCCGGAAAGTCCGCGAGGGACTTCTCGTTCGCGAGTGGGTCGAGCCCCTTCCGCACGCTCTCACCTCGGCCGAACTGTACGTCCTGGACGGTCTCACTCGCGGTTTGAGCAACAGTGAGATCGCGCGGTCGATAGGCTGCTCGAACCGCACCATCGCGAAGCACCTCGAGCACATCTTCCCCAAGATCGGATGTCGATCGAGAACCCATGCCGCGGTCCTCGCGGTGTCCGAGGGGATGAGAATCGTGCGCTAG
- a CDS encoding YybH family protein, whose protein sequence is MPDHPGLIADVNHALGEAFARGDAAGVAAAYVHDAHLLPPDSPAVRGREAITRFWQAVIDSGAIGLALETTAIDVVGEIAREIGRGDLTVRKADGSTSTSRLKYVVFWTLTPDGWRYETDIWNADGEGQA, encoded by the coding sequence ATGCCTGACCATCCTGGACTCATCGCCGATGTGAATCACGCACTGGGCGAAGCCTTCGCGCGAGGTGACGCCGCTGGGGTCGCGGCCGCCTACGTGCATGACGCACATCTACTCCCTCCGGACAGCCCAGCCGTACGCGGACGCGAAGCGATCACCCGGTTCTGGCAGGCGGTGATCGATTCCGGTGCCATCGGTCTCGCTCTCGAGACCACGGCGATCGACGTTGTCGGGGAGATCGCACGAGAGATCGGCCGCGGCGACCTGACCGTGCGCAAAGCTGACGGTTCGACCTCGACGAGCCGGCTGAAGTACGTCGTCTTCTGGACTCTCACTCCGGACGGTTGGCGTTACGAGACAGACATCTGGAATGCAGACGGCGAAGGGCAGGCGTGA
- a CDS encoding amidase, with product MTTVDNYRNMSATDIAAGVRRGDLSVVDIAKAALARVDAANPSLNALVHLDREQVLADARELDDEARARNFRGLLHGVPYTIKDLTEMKGLPFTMGFKPFADRTGRHDAAVVTRMRNSGGLFLGKTNTPEMGYYGGCDNNLFGPTHNPFAHGHTAGGSSGGASASVAAGMAPLAEGSDGAGSVRIPSSLCGTVGLKPTTGVIPQTLFAGRYNTWLFHGPITRTIDDNALMLDVLAGPDASDPLSLPPAPGPFLQPTDHDVRGLKVAWSRDLGTGQHVDPEVLRRCEEVLAALSDAGADVVESTPDWRPPSQAMWHSTWVPGFSTAYDLLDWRTMRGEVDDNLIEIMAEAERTTAVDVGRAEAERGLMWDNWTRFLERFDVLVSPTLTSPAFPLDQFAPDWLAGRTVREQILDWLLTYPFNMLGAPALTVPAGMTSEGKPVGFQIAGRHRAETTLLRVGRSIEKARPWAATYQAID from the coding sequence ATGACTACAGTAGACAACTACCGCAACATGTCAGCAACCGACATCGCGGCGGGGGTGCGACGGGGAGACCTGAGCGTTGTCGATATCGCTAAGGCTGCACTGGCGCGCGTGGATGCCGCTAACCCGAGCCTGAACGCCCTCGTCCACCTCGACCGCGAGCAGGTTCTCGCCGACGCCAGAGAACTGGACGACGAGGCCCGTGCGCGCAACTTCCGAGGTCTCCTGCATGGGGTGCCGTACACGATCAAGGATCTGACGGAGATGAAAGGGCTGCCGTTCACGATGGGATTCAAGCCCTTCGCCGATCGGACGGGTCGACATGACGCTGCGGTTGTGACGCGGATGCGGAACTCGGGCGGGTTGTTCCTCGGGAAGACCAACACTCCGGAGATGGGTTACTACGGCGGCTGCGACAACAACCTCTTCGGGCCGACGCACAATCCGTTCGCGCACGGGCACACCGCAGGCGGGTCGAGCGGCGGCGCGTCAGCGTCGGTGGCCGCAGGTATGGCGCCGCTGGCCGAGGGCAGCGACGGCGCAGGATCAGTGCGCATACCGTCGTCGCTCTGCGGGACCGTCGGGCTCAAGCCCACCACCGGTGTCATTCCGCAAACCCTCTTCGCGGGACGGTACAACACGTGGTTGTTTCACGGTCCCATCACCCGAACGATCGACGACAACGCCCTCATGCTCGATGTTCTCGCCGGGCCGGATGCGTCCGACCCCCTGTCGCTGCCGCCGGCGCCGGGGCCCTTTCTGCAGCCGACCGACCACGACGTTCGGGGACTGAAGGTCGCGTGGTCACGCGATCTCGGAACCGGGCAGCACGTCGACCCGGAGGTCCTCCGCCGGTGCGAGGAGGTACTCGCGGCACTCTCCGACGCGGGCGCAGACGTAGTCGAGTCCACTCCGGACTGGCGCCCTCCGTCGCAAGCGATGTGGCACTCGACATGGGTACCGGGTTTCTCCACAGCGTATGACCTGCTCGACTGGCGCACCATGCGCGGGGAGGTCGACGACAATCTGATCGAGATCATGGCGGAAGCAGAACGGACCACCGCGGTGGACGTCGGAAGGGCCGAGGCGGAGCGAGGTCTCATGTGGGACAACTGGACTCGGTTCCTGGAACGTTTCGACGTGCTCGTTTCGCCCACGTTGACCAGTCCGGCCTTCCCGCTCGATCAGTTCGCTCCGGACTGGCTGGCAGGGCGCACCGTTCGAGAGCAGATTCTCGACTGGCTCCTCACGTATCCGTTCAACATGCTCGGTGCGCCCGCACTCACCGTCCCAGCCGGGATGACGTCCGAGGGAAAGCCCGTCGGGTTCCAGATCGCCGGGCGGCATCGTGCCGAAACCACACTCCTGAGGGTTGGACGATCGATCGAGAAGGCCCGTCCGTGGGCCGCCACCTACCAGGCGATCGACTGA
- a CDS encoding CocE/NonD family hydrolase, protein MRDGVVLRADVYRPASGGPWPVLLTRLPYDKRMPGLLALIDPLSKVQAGFIVVVQDVRGRYASDGEWEPWTHEMSDGYDSVRWAAALPASSGAVGMFGASYFGNTQWMAAAARPPELKAIAPMITWSDPRDGLFSRGGAMELGISLPWSLAQGIDTLTRRHRENPAKLVQALGELVADLDDASGRTYWELPVQRHPAFVRHDIPELGYERSLREPRWVASCEVVGRHRDVEIPTLHTGGWYDIFCQGTLDNFVAMVDAGRQASLVMGPWTHTNFGGKIGEVNFGLAASADLTGFRGRRSDIENSWLKQHLADVAGAEEVARPGLPPVLLFVMGANVWREESEWPLARAVDTELYLREDSGLSFVAPSVERSVDEYVYDPSDPVPTVGGALLMSDEYPAGPLSQAAVEARSDVLVFTSQPLVEDLEVTGRIRAHLHVATDAATTDWVVRVCDVAPDGTSHNIVDGIVRIGDASSEFTEQVVDLWSTSYQFAAGHRIRVHVTSSNFPRWDRNLNVVGSDDDDARSTTARQQVAHDRDRPSRVTLPVIPSGKRSDTPAAEVD, encoded by the coding sequence ATGCGGGATGGCGTCGTACTTCGTGCCGACGTGTACCGACCGGCTTCGGGAGGTCCATGGCCGGTGCTGTTGACCAGACTCCCGTACGACAAGCGGATGCCCGGTCTGCTCGCGCTCATCGATCCGCTGAGCAAAGTACAGGCGGGTTTCATAGTGGTCGTGCAAGATGTCCGGGGCCGGTACGCCTCCGACGGCGAATGGGAGCCGTGGACGCACGAGATGAGCGATGGTTACGATTCGGTTCGCTGGGCGGCCGCGTTGCCCGCGTCCAGCGGCGCGGTCGGGATGTTCGGCGCGAGCTACTTCGGTAACACGCAGTGGATGGCCGCGGCGGCGCGTCCGCCCGAGCTCAAGGCGATAGCTCCGATGATCACCTGGTCGGATCCGCGTGATGGGTTGTTCTCTCGCGGGGGCGCAATGGAACTGGGGATATCGCTACCCTGGTCGCTCGCACAGGGAATCGACACCCTCACTCGGCGACATCGTGAGAATCCGGCAAAGTTGGTGCAAGCGCTCGGCGAGCTGGTCGCCGATCTGGATGATGCCTCTGGGCGCACATACTGGGAGCTGCCAGTGCAGCGCCACCCCGCCTTCGTTCGTCACGACATTCCCGAACTCGGATACGAGCGTTCCTTGCGCGAACCTCGGTGGGTCGCCTCCTGCGAAGTCGTGGGCCGTCACCGCGACGTGGAGATCCCCACGCTTCATACTGGGGGTTGGTACGACATCTTCTGCCAAGGAACCCTCGACAACTTCGTTGCGATGGTTGATGCGGGCCGGCAGGCGTCGCTTGTCATGGGCCCCTGGACCCACACGAACTTCGGCGGGAAGATCGGCGAGGTGAACTTCGGTCTGGCCGCCAGCGCAGATCTCACGGGTTTTCGCGGCCGTCGAAGCGACATCGAAAACTCTTGGCTGAAGCAGCATCTGGCGGATGTTGCAGGCGCGGAGGAGGTGGCGCGACCAGGTTTGCCGCCGGTGCTGCTGTTCGTCATGGGCGCCAATGTCTGGCGTGAGGAGTCGGAATGGCCGCTGGCCAGGGCAGTGGACACGGAGTTGTACCTGCGCGAGGATTCCGGCCTCTCTTTCGTTGCACCGAGCGTGGAGCGGTCGGTCGATGAGTATGTCTACGACCCCTCCGATCCGGTCCCGACAGTCGGTGGAGCCCTGCTCATGTCTGATGAGTATCCCGCCGGACCTTTGTCTCAGGCTGCTGTGGAGGCACGGTCAGACGTCCTGGTCTTCACCAGCCAACCGCTTGTCGAGGACCTGGAGGTCACCGGGAGGATCCGTGCCCACCTCCACGTGGCGACGGACGCGGCAACGACCGACTGGGTTGTCCGGGTCTGCGACGTTGCGCCGGACGGTACATCGCACAACATCGTCGACGGGATTGTGAGGATAGGAGATGCGTCGAGTGAATTCACCGAACAAGTCGTCGACCTCTGGTCGACCAGTTATCAATTCGCTGCCGGTCATCGTATTCGAGTTCACGTGACCTCCAGCAACTTCCCGCGCTGGGACCGCAATCTGAACGTGGTGGGCAGTGACGACGATGACGCTCGATCGACGACCGCTAGGCAACAAGTTGCCCACGATCGCGATCGACCGTCGAGGGTGACCCTGCCCGTCATCCCCTCCGGAAAGCGCTCGGACACCCCGGCCGCCGAAGTTGACTGA
- a CDS encoding class I adenylate-forming enzyme family protein, translated as MNGPGDILPRAAAMFGRKAALVTSTRTLSYVDLDVLSDRVAGGLIEHGVSEGDPVTVYSQNRWEWIVSYHGILKAGAVVNPVNAMLTLDELSYVMRDCEAKAIVTGDEQAGDVVAVCRELPAPVLVVSFGAAPGAVDFETLIGNDINPPASPVRGSDACTIGYTSGTTGRQKGAVQSHEAVLLNCAHTAAMHGRTSSDVVVTGLPAPHVYGNVAVNSTFLAGGTVVLMDRFDPANALELIERHHATLFEGVPTMYTLMLQHPTVGEVDLSSLRACTVGGQTIAPSTIARWEDLSGAPLIELWGMTELSGLGATHCLHAPKVAGSVGVSLPGVDLRVVDLDEPSREVERGEPGELMVRGPVTMLGYHNDAEATAEAFTSDGWLHTGDVAVMEPSGHVVIVDRRKDVIITAGYNVYPAELERVLSAHPGVAMVAVGPVPDPVKGELACAYVVRREGELVSEQELIAFTEDQLAAYKRPRIVRFVDSLPTTSTGKLVRRNLGAPVRRSP; from the coding sequence ATGAATGGACCCGGTGACATCCTGCCGCGCGCAGCAGCGATGTTCGGCCGTAAGGCGGCCCTGGTCACCTCGACGAGGACGCTCTCTTATGTCGACCTGGACGTGCTGAGCGACCGAGTCGCCGGTGGGTTGATCGAGCACGGGGTGTCCGAGGGAGATCCGGTGACGGTCTACTCGCAGAACCGGTGGGAGTGGATCGTTTCCTACCACGGCATACTGAAAGCTGGCGCAGTGGTGAATCCCGTGAATGCGATGCTCACGCTGGATGAGTTGTCATACGTGATGCGCGATTGCGAGGCGAAGGCAATCGTGACGGGCGATGAGCAGGCCGGTGATGTGGTGGCAGTGTGCCGTGAACTACCAGCGCCGGTACTCGTGGTGTCGTTCGGAGCCGCGCCCGGCGCGGTGGACTTCGAGACGTTGATCGGCAACGACATCAACCCTCCAGCAAGTCCGGTTCGGGGGTCCGACGCCTGCACGATCGGGTACACGTCGGGGACGACGGGGCGTCAGAAAGGGGCAGTGCAGTCCCATGAGGCGGTCTTGCTGAACTGTGCGCACACCGCCGCTATGCACGGACGAACGTCCAGCGACGTCGTCGTGACAGGGCTGCCGGCACCACACGTCTATGGCAACGTGGCTGTCAATTCGACATTCCTGGCCGGCGGCACCGTCGTACTCATGGACCGATTCGACCCAGCGAACGCCCTGGAGCTGATCGAACGTCACCACGCAACGCTCTTCGAAGGTGTGCCGACGATGTACACACTGATGCTGCAACACCCGACCGTTGGCGAGGTCGACTTGAGCAGTCTGCGAGCATGCACGGTTGGCGGTCAGACGATCGCACCGTCGACGATTGCCCGTTGGGAAGACCTGTCGGGAGCTCCGCTGATCGAGCTGTGGGGGATGACCGAGCTCTCCGGACTGGGAGCGACCCATTGCTTGCACGCGCCGAAGGTCGCCGGCTCCGTGGGAGTGTCTCTGCCTGGCGTGGACCTCCGTGTGGTCGATCTCGACGAGCCCAGCCGCGAGGTCGAACGAGGAGAGCCCGGCGAGCTGATGGTACGCGGTCCGGTGACGATGCTCGGCTACCACAACGACGCCGAGGCCACCGCCGAGGCCTTCACTTCTGATGGCTGGTTACACACCGGAGATGTCGCGGTCATGGAACCGTCCGGGCACGTCGTCATCGTCGATCGGAGGAAGGACGTGATCATCACGGCGGGTTACAACGTGTATCCGGCTGAGCTGGAACGCGTTCTCTCCGCTCACCCCGGTGTCGCGATGGTGGCGGTTGGGCCGGTCCCGGACCCGGTGAAGGGTGAACTGGCCTGCGCTTATGTCGTGCGGAGAGAGGGCGAGCTGGTTTCCGAACAAGAACTGATCGCGTTCACCGAGGACCAGCTGGCAGCGTACAAGAGACCACGGATCGTGCGCTTCGTGGACTCGCTCCCGACGACGTCGACCGGCAAGCTCGTGCGACGAAACCTCGGGGCCCCGGTCCGTCGGTCACCATAG
- a CDS encoding GAF domain-containing sensor histidine kinase: protein MVSDERRGNPPDGLVDPLDRSGVIRAGLAALSATDAVSWWAEAPAGDDDGASDLQLTHVHGDTTPGLSNLHVPFGVGLTGLVQRIERPAWVDDYFAADEISHVFDTQIAAEGIRRLLAVPVITGRRLRGVLALGERAAGAFGDRAVGRATDIASDLSHRIALADRARLAREVAVLEERRRVAAELHDSVGALLFAIGSSAARLEELLDGQAEAADALARLQEQTSAASQALRSSLRALNGSPTAVALCVTVQSDCTAFTERTGLPASLVLLDDGPPVLPPSRTAIVVAAVREGLLNVEKHAGATVVAVTLAERSGGGIIAAVTDDGVGLTNSASEGLGLSKMREAVARIGGWVGLSSEPGDGTTLRIEVPC, encoded by the coding sequence ATGGTCTCCGACGAAAGACGTGGGAATCCCCCTGACGGCCTCGTAGACCCGCTCGACCGGAGCGGGGTGATTCGAGCCGGCTTGGCAGCACTCAGCGCGACCGACGCTGTCTCCTGGTGGGCCGAAGCTCCAGCAGGAGACGATGACGGTGCGTCGGATCTGCAGTTGACCCACGTTCACGGGGATACCACCCCCGGATTGTCGAACCTGCATGTGCCGTTTGGCGTGGGGTTGACCGGACTGGTGCAGCGGATCGAACGCCCGGCCTGGGTCGACGACTATTTCGCGGCTGACGAGATCAGCCATGTGTTCGACACGCAGATCGCAGCGGAGGGCATCCGCCGACTGCTCGCGGTCCCGGTTATCACAGGTAGACGACTCCGTGGAGTCCTGGCGCTGGGCGAACGCGCTGCCGGCGCTTTCGGAGATCGTGCCGTCGGGCGTGCCACCGACATCGCTTCGGATCTCTCGCACCGTATCGCCCTCGCTGATCGTGCACGGCTGGCACGCGAGGTGGCTGTGCTGGAGGAGCGCCGACGGGTTGCGGCGGAACTTCACGACAGTGTCGGCGCGCTGCTGTTCGCCATCGGGTCGAGCGCTGCGCGACTCGAGGAACTGCTCGATGGGCAGGCTGAGGCTGCCGATGCGTTGGCCAGGCTGCAGGAGCAGACCAGTGCTGCATCCCAGGCGCTCCGGAGTTCGTTACGGGCGCTGAACGGCTCGCCAACCGCGGTGGCCTTATGTGTCACGGTGCAGTCCGATTGCACGGCTTTCACCGAGCGCACCGGTCTGCCTGCGAGTCTCGTTCTCCTGGACGATGGTCCGCCGGTGTTGCCGCCGTCGAGGACCGCGATAGTCGTAGCCGCAGTTCGCGAAGGTTTGCTCAACGTAGAGAAGCACGCGGGAGCCACCGTCGTGGCAGTGACGCTCGCCGAACGAAGTGGCGGCGGAATCATTGCGGCAGTCACGGACGACGGCGTCGGGCTGACGAACAGCGCGAGCGAGGGTCTGGGTCTGTCGAAGATGCGTGAGGCGGTAGCCCGAATCGGTGGCTGGGTGGGCTTGTCCTCCGAACCCGGGGACGGAACAACTCTACGAATCGAGGTTCCGTGCTGA
- a CDS encoding response regulator transcription factor, with protein sequence MLIDSPISVLVVDDHPVVRDGVTTQLRRQGDITVVGYAATSADACVQTARTRPDVILLDLRLPDALAADTIPLLRDACATSKILLFTAFPDHAAVAPSLAAGAHGLLIKDASGTAVRDAVRRVVLTGSYRSATASRSATAALTPREYDVLRQVASGHTNVEIARLLEISPNTVKTYLHNVMHKLNARNRAQVITNARIRGLL encoded by the coding sequence GTGCTGATCGACTCTCCGATTTCGGTCCTGGTGGTCGACGATCATCCGGTAGTGCGTGACGGCGTGACCACACAACTTCGCCGGCAAGGGGACATCACGGTGGTCGGTTACGCCGCAACGTCGGCGGATGCCTGTGTGCAGACGGCTCGCACCCGGCCGGATGTCATTCTGCTCGATCTCAGACTTCCCGACGCGCTCGCGGCCGACACCATTCCGCTGCTCCGAGACGCCTGTGCAACCAGCAAGATCCTGCTGTTCACGGCCTTTCCCGACCATGCTGCGGTGGCTCCATCGTTAGCCGCCGGCGCTCATGGACTACTGATCAAGGACGCATCTGGAACTGCCGTTCGGGACGCGGTCCGTCGAGTCGTCCTTACCGGTTCGTACCGCAGCGCCACTGCGAGCCGGTCGGCAACAGCTGCTTTGACGCCGCGAGAATACGACGTGCTCCGCCAGGTCGCGAGCGGGCATACCAACGTCGAGATCGCCCGATTGCTCGAGATCTCGCCCAACACCGTGAAGACGTACCTCCACAATGTCATGCATAAGCTGAACGCCCGCAACAGAGCCCAGGTCATCACGAACGCACGCATCCGCGGCCTGCTATGA
- a CDS encoding aldo/keto reductase — MRYTTFGRRTGLRVSQYALGTGNFGTGWGAGASRAEAKAIFDRFVEAGGNFIDTADVYQFGQAEQLVGEFIQADRDDLVLATKFAVGPGPRKSLSGTGNGRKNLRVSVEGSLKRLNTDYIDVLWVHYPDALTPMEELLRGLDDLVTQGKILHAALSNFPAWRVSRAVALADAAGWAPLAGVQIEYSLVERSAERELLPMAEALGLGVNLWSPLGGGLLTGKYRHGDQGRLTDLKTLIHTESTAQKTAVVDTVLAIADEVGSPPAQIATAWVNERSKALATSSVPIVGPRDLAQLEDYLAALDVELTADHIARLNEVSSIDPGVPHAGNASSLNGLQGGVKKKIDGPDVPVA, encoded by the coding sequence ATGCGTTACACGACATTCGGTCGTCGGACAGGGCTGCGGGTTTCGCAGTACGCCCTCGGTACCGGCAACTTCGGAACCGGCTGGGGGGCTGGCGCCTCTCGCGCCGAGGCGAAGGCGATCTTCGACCGGTTCGTCGAGGCGGGTGGGAATTTCATCGACACGGCCGACGTCTACCAGTTCGGTCAGGCCGAGCAATTGGTGGGCGAGTTCATCCAGGCCGATCGTGACGACTTGGTACTCGCCACGAAGTTCGCCGTCGGGCCTGGTCCCCGCAAGTCGTTGTCGGGCACCGGAAACGGTCGCAAGAATTTGCGTGTGTCCGTCGAAGGGAGTCTGAAGCGCCTGAACACCGACTACATCGACGTTCTATGGGTCCACTATCCCGACGCACTGACGCCGATGGAGGAGTTGTTGCGTGGTCTCGACGACCTTGTGACTCAAGGAAAGATCCTGCACGCTGCATTGTCGAACTTTCCCGCCTGGCGCGTTTCGCGAGCGGTCGCTCTGGCCGATGCGGCCGGGTGGGCACCTCTGGCCGGGGTGCAGATCGAGTACAGCCTGGTGGAGCGTTCCGCAGAACGCGAGTTGCTACCGATGGCCGAAGCCCTCGGCTTGGGTGTCAACCTCTGGTCCCCACTGGGAGGGGGGTTGCTCACCGGGAAGTACCGGCACGGCGATCAAGGACGCCTGACTGATCTGAAAACCCTGATCCACACCGAGTCGACCGCGCAGAAGACCGCTGTGGTCGACACTGTGCTGGCGATTGCGGACGAGGTCGGCAGTCCACCTGCACAGATCGCCACCGCGTGGGTCAACGAGCGTTCGAAGGCGCTGGCGACATCATCGGTACCGATCGTGGGTCCGCGCGATCTCGCTCAGCTCGAGGACTACCTCGCGGCGCTCGACGTCGAGCTCACGGCTGACCACATCGCGCGGCTGAATGAGGTCAGTTCGATCGACCCCGGCGTCCCCCACGCAGGCAATGCGAGCTCGCTCAACGGCTTGCAAGGTGGTGTGAAGAAGAAGATCGACGGACCTGACGTCCCGGTGGCCTGA